The Ornithinimicrobium faecis genome includes a window with the following:
- a CDS encoding Uma2 family endonuclease, with amino-acid sequence MSITEVGIYTVEDLHAYREQRDDMTVQLIDGELIVSPSPSLAHQIVHSRLFGILLNAVPKQQLVLSAPLDVRTGESTVVQPDILVIHDAGRHGSEITNPPVLAVEILSPSSRRTDLVRKPEVLGRFGVEHYWVVDPLHPAIRVFRLVGETYHSGQIVGGDDLFETDVPFQVRFRPADLAR; translated from the coding sequence ATGAGCATCACCGAGGTCGGGATCTACACGGTCGAGGACCTGCATGCCTATCGCGAGCAGCGGGACGACATGACCGTCCAGCTCATCGACGGTGAGTTGATCGTGTCCCCGAGCCCGAGTCTCGCTCATCAGATCGTGCATTCCCGGCTGTTCGGGATCCTCCTCAACGCAGTCCCCAAACAGCAACTTGTGCTGTCGGCCCCGCTCGACGTGCGGACGGGGGAGAGCACGGTGGTGCAGCCAGACATTCTGGTGATCCACGATGCCGGTCGTCACGGCTCGGAAATCACAAATCCACCGGTTCTTGCGGTCGAGATTTTGTCGCCATCGAGTCGGCGGACGGACTTGGTGCGCAAGCCGGAGGTGTTGGGCCGGTTCGGGGTCGAGCACTACTGGGTGGTGGACCCCCTCCACCCGGCAATCAGGGTCTTCAGGTTGGTCGGTGAGACCTATCACTCCGGCCAGATCGTCGGTGGCGATGACCTGTTCGAGACCGACGTGCCGTTCCAGGTGCGTTTCCGACCCGCTGACCTGGCGCGCTGA
- the hutU gene encoding urocanate hydratase yields the protein MEGARPVRAARGTTLTARSWATEAPLRMLMNNLDPEVAERPDDLVVYGGTGRAARDWKSFDAMVRTLTTLREDETMLVQSGRPVGVFQTHEWAPRVLIANSNLVPDWANWPEFRRLEHLGLTMYGQMTAGSWIYIGTQGILQGTYETFAAIAAKKFNDTLAGTLTLTGGCGGMGGAQPLAVTLNGGTCLIVDVDEARLRRRVKSRYLDEVADSLDAGIERALAAKEAREAVSIGVVGNAAEVFPELLRRGVAIDIVTDQTSAHDPLSYLPEGISVQDWPEYAEKKPEEFTDRSQASMAKHVEAMVGFMDAGAEVFDYGNSIRDEARKGGYERAFEFPGFVPAYIRPLFCEGRGPFRWAALSGEEKDIFATDKAVMDLFPDNDHLQKWLRGAREKVAFEGLPARICWLGYGERDKAGLKFNDMVARGEVEAPIVIGRDHLDAGSVASPYRETESMADGSDAIADWPLLNALINTSSGASWVSLHHGGGVGIGRSMHAGQVSLADGTELAAQKLQRVLTNDPGMGVIRHVDAGYDIADEVATERGVRVPMREE from the coding sequence ATGGAAGGCGCCCGTCCCGTCCGCGCAGCGCGCGGCACGACCCTGACCGCCCGCAGTTGGGCCACTGAGGCCCCGCTGCGGATGCTGATGAACAACCTGGACCCCGAGGTCGCCGAGCGGCCCGACGACCTGGTCGTCTATGGCGGCACCGGACGCGCTGCGCGCGACTGGAAGTCTTTCGACGCCATGGTCCGCACGCTCACCACGCTGCGCGAGGACGAGACGATGCTGGTGCAGTCCGGCCGTCCGGTCGGCGTCTTCCAGACCCACGAGTGGGCACCGCGCGTGCTGATCGCCAACTCCAACCTGGTGCCGGACTGGGCCAACTGGCCGGAGTTCCGGCGTCTGGAGCACCTCGGCCTGACCATGTATGGCCAGATGACTGCCGGGTCGTGGATCTACATCGGCACCCAGGGCATCCTGCAGGGGACGTATGAGACCTTCGCCGCCATCGCAGCCAAGAAGTTCAACGACACCCTCGCCGGCACGCTGACTCTCACCGGCGGGTGCGGCGGCATGGGCGGGGCCCAGCCGCTCGCGGTCACCCTCAACGGTGGCACCTGTCTGATCGTCGATGTCGACGAGGCACGGCTCCGCCGCCGGGTCAAGAGCCGCTATCTCGATGAGGTGGCCGACTCCCTGGACGCCGGCATCGAGCGGGCGCTCGCGGCCAAGGAGGCCCGCGAGGCGGTCTCGATCGGGGTCGTCGGAAACGCCGCCGAGGTGTTCCCTGAGTTGCTGCGCCGCGGCGTGGCGATCGACATCGTGACGGACCAGACCTCCGCCCATGACCCGTTGTCCTATCTGCCCGAGGGCATCTCGGTGCAGGACTGGCCGGAGTATGCCGAGAAGAAGCCTGAGGAGTTCACCGACCGGTCGCAGGCCTCGATGGCCAAGCACGTCGAGGCGATGGTCGGCTTCATGGATGCCGGCGCCGAGGTCTTCGACTATGGCAACAGCATCCGCGACGAGGCCCGCAAGGGTGGCTATGAGCGGGCCTTCGAGTTCCCCGGGTTCGTGCCGGCCTACATCCGGCCGCTGTTCTGCGAGGGCAGGGGGCCGTTCCGCTGGGCTGCCCTCTCGGGCGAGGAGAAGGACATCTTTGCCACCGACAAGGCCGTGATGGATCTGTTCCCGGACAACGACCACCTGCAGAAGTGGCTGCGTGGTGCACGGGAGAAGGTCGCCTTTGAGGGGCTGCCGGCGCGGATCTGCTGGCTGGGCTACGGCGAGCGCGACAAGGCGGGCCTGAAGTTCAATGACATGGTGGCTCGCGGTGAGGTCGAGGCCCCGATCGTCATTGGCCGTGACCACCTGGACGCAGGCTCGGTGGCCAGCCCTTATCGCGAGACCGAGTCGATGGCCGATGGTTCCGATGCGATCGCTGACTGGCCGTTGCTCAACGCGTTGATCAACACCTCCTCGGGTGCGTCCTGGGTGTCGTTGCACCACGGTGGCGGTGTCGGGATCGGGCGCTCCATGCACGCAGGGCAGGTGTCGCTGGCTGACGGCACAGAGCTGGCCGCGCAGAAGCTCCAGCGGGTCCTGACCAACGACCCGGGCATGGGCGTGATCCGGCACGTGGACGCTGGTTATGACATCGCTGACGAGGTGGCCACCGAGCGTGGCGTGCGGGTGCCGATGCGCGAGGAGTGA
- a CDS encoding Uma2 family endonuclease, producing the protein MSITEVGIYTVEDLHAYREQREDMTVQLIDGELIWSPSPGVAHQVVSGELVFLLSAALPPDLRVLAAPLDLRVGERTVVQPDLMVVPRSLVEGSEVEDPPVLAVEILSPSSRRTDLVRKPEVLGRFGVEHYWVVDPLHPAIRVFTLVGETYQSGQVVGGDDLFETKVPFPVRFRPADLAR; encoded by the coding sequence ATGAGCATCACCGAGGTCGGGATCTACACGGTCGAGGACCTGCATGCGTATCGCGAGCAGCGGGAGGACATGACCGTCCAGCTCATCGACGGTGAGTTGATCTGGTCGCCAAGCCCCGGAGTCGCCCACCAGGTGGTGAGCGGGGAGCTGGTGTTCCTCCTCAGCGCCGCCTTGCCTCCTGACCTCCGCGTTCTTGCAGCCCCGCTTGACCTGCGGGTCGGAGAGCGCACTGTCGTGCAGCCCGATCTCATGGTGGTGCCCCGCTCGCTGGTCGAGGGATCGGAGGTGGAGGATCCGCCGGTCCTTGCGGTTGAGATTCTGTCGCCGTCCAGTCGGCGGACCGATCTGGTCCGAAAGCCGGAGGTGTTGGGCCGGTTCGGTGTCGAGCACTACTGGGTGGTGGACCCGCTGCATCCCGCCATCAGGGTCTTCACGTTGGTCGGCGAGACTTATCAGTCCGGCCAGGTCGTCGGTGGCGATGACCTGTTCGAGACCAAGGTGCCGTTCCCGGTGCGATTCCGGCCGGCTGACCTGGCCCGTTAA
- the hutH gene encoding histidine ammonia-lyase, whose amino-acid sequence MSRTAAPEAPSTVSVGVGALTREEVVAVARHGARVEISPEALEGIAASRAVIEALAEDPVPHYGISTGFGALATKHIPEDMRAQLQRSLVRSHAAGSGPEVEREVVRGTMLLRLSTLATGRTGVRVETAQAYAALLNAGITPVVHEYGSLGCSGDLAPLAHCALAVMGEGLVRDADGDITEAGEALASAGIEPVQLAEKEGLALINGTDGMLGQLVLALADLDTLLATADVAAAMSVEGQLGTDDVFAADLQALRPHPGQALAAENLRKMMADSAIRDSHRDPEACTRVQDAYSLRCSPQVHGAARDTMTHCSTVAERELAAAVDNPVVTLDGRVESNGNFHGAPVAYVLDFLAIVAADVASISERRTDRFLDVARNHGLNPFLADDPGVDSGHMIAQYTQAAIVSELKRLANPASVDSIPSSAMQEDHVSMGWSGARKLRRSVDGLTRVIAVEVLTAARALDLRAPLTPAPATGAVVQLLRTGVIPGEPADVEGTAYDPVAGPGPDRFLAPEIETVVDLVADGAVRRAAESVTGPLH is encoded by the coding sequence ATGAGTCGCACCGCCGCACCCGAAGCCCCGTCCACCGTGTCCGTCGGCGTGGGCGCCCTGACGCGCGAGGAGGTCGTCGCCGTCGCGCGCCACGGCGCCCGCGTTGAGATCTCGCCCGAGGCGCTGGAGGGGATTGCCGCGAGCCGTGCCGTGATCGAGGCGCTGGCTGAGGACCCCGTGCCGCACTACGGCATCTCGACCGGGTTTGGCGCGCTGGCCACCAAGCACATCCCCGAGGACATGCGGGCGCAACTGCAGCGCAGCCTGGTCCGCAGCCACGCGGCCGGCTCCGGCCCCGAGGTTGAGCGTGAGGTCGTGCGCGGCACGATGCTGCTGCGCCTGTCGACCCTGGCGACCGGGCGCACCGGTGTGCGGGTCGAGACGGCGCAGGCCTATGCCGCGCTGCTCAACGCGGGCATCACGCCGGTGGTTCACGAGTACGGCTCCCTCGGCTGCTCGGGCGACCTGGCCCCGCTGGCTCACTGCGCGCTGGCGGTCATGGGGGAGGGGCTGGTACGCGATGCCGACGGCGACATCACCGAGGCCGGGGAGGCCCTGGCCTCCGCCGGGATCGAGCCGGTCCAGCTCGCCGAGAAGGAGGGCCTGGCCCTGATCAACGGCACCGACGGGATGCTCGGGCAGTTGGTCCTGGCCCTGGCCGACCTGGACACGTTGCTGGCGACGGCCGATGTGGCTGCCGCGATGAGCGTCGAGGGGCAGCTCGGCACCGATGACGTCTTTGCTGCGGACCTGCAGGCGCTGCGTCCCCACCCGGGACAGGCCCTGGCCGCCGAGAACCTCCGGAAAATGATGGCGGACAGCGCGATTCGCGACAGCCACCGCGACCCCGAGGCCTGCACGCGCGTGCAGGACGCCTACTCCCTGCGGTGCAGCCCGCAGGTCCACGGTGCCGCGCGCGACACCATGACCCACTGCTCGACCGTCGCTGAGCGCGAGCTGGCGGCTGCGGTCGACAACCCGGTCGTGACGCTGGACGGCCGGGTGGAGTCCAACGGCAACTTCCATGGGGCCCCGGTCGCCTATGTCCTGGACTTCCTGGCCATCGTGGCCGCGGACGTGGCCAGCATCTCCGAGCGGCGCACCGACCGCTTCCTCGACGTGGCACGCAACCACGGGCTCAACCCGTTCCTGGCCGACGACCCGGGCGTCGACTCCGGTCACATGATCGCGCAATACACCCAGGCCGCGATCGTCTCCGAGCTCAAGCGCCTGGCCAACCCCGCCAGCGTCGACTCGATCCCGAGCTCGGCGATGCAGGAGGACCACGTCTCGATGGGCTGGTCCGGGGCCCGCAAGCTGCGCCGGTCCGTGGACGGGTTGACCCGGGTGATCGCCGTCGAGGTGCTGACCGCGGCCCGTGCCCTCGACCTGCGGGCCCCGCTGACGCCGGCCCCGGCGACAGGTGCTGTCGTGCAGCTGCTGCGCACCGGCGTGATCCCGGGTGAGCCCGCGGACGTCGAGGGCACCGCCTATGACCCGGTGGCCGGCCCGGGACCGGACCGGTTCCTGGCCCCCGAGATCGAGACGGTGGTCGATCTGGTCGCGGACGGCGCCGTCCGCCGCGCCGCAGAGTCGGTCACCGGCCCCCTCCACTAA
- a CDS encoding MFS transporter, whose translation MSLTPVYQRLVRADRSDQSREEQREVAANGSRQILAEALQATGDQVVNAKTVLPWLFASLGVPAGLTGLLVPIRESGSMLPQAALAPWVERTKRRRHLWGLGAAGQALGAAGMAGAAATLHGLVAGVVILVALAVFSLARALTSLAGKDVLGRTIPKGERGQINGLTTVLSGAVAITLGLGIRLLGGDGAGADVLAWLLAIAAALWVLALLVFLGIREPDEEPDTPEETAGWAGRAVQLLREDRGFRRFVVARSLLLVSALSPPFVVALAAQAGGGGLAGLGPFVIAQGVAGLIGGKTFGRLADRSSRDLMVWGAAAATVVIVGFLLLLRIPGMPSAWWLYPLTYLVLALTHTAVRVARKTYVVDMAEDDQRTEYVAVANTAMGVLLLVAGAISGGLALLGPEVALLFLGLLGLAGVVVSRTLPEVSRHDH comes from the coding sequence GTGAGCCTCACCCCCGTCTATCAGCGCCTCGTCCGGGCCGACCGCAGTGACCAGTCGCGCGAGGAGCAGCGCGAGGTCGCTGCCAACGGCAGTCGACAGATCCTCGCCGAGGCGCTCCAGGCCACCGGGGATCAGGTCGTCAACGCCAAGACCGTCCTGCCCTGGCTGTTCGCCTCCCTGGGCGTGCCCGCTGGCCTGACTGGACTGCTGGTGCCCATCCGGGAGTCCGGCTCGATGCTTCCCCAGGCAGCTCTGGCCCCATGGGTTGAGCGCACCAAGCGCCGGCGCCATCTCTGGGGGCTGGGCGCGGCAGGGCAGGCGCTGGGAGCGGCCGGCATGGCCGGTGCCGCGGCAACCCTCCACGGCCTCGTGGCGGGAGTGGTCATCCTGGTGGCGCTCGCGGTCTTCTCCCTCGCGCGCGCTCTGACCTCACTGGCCGGCAAGGACGTCCTGGGCCGGACCATCCCCAAGGGAGAGCGCGGTCAGATCAACGGGCTCACCACCGTCCTGTCCGGCGCGGTCGCGATCACCCTGGGCCTCGGCATACGGCTCCTGGGCGGTGACGGAGCAGGCGCCGACGTGCTTGCCTGGCTGCTCGCGATCGCGGCCGCGCTCTGGGTGCTGGCCCTGCTGGTCTTCCTCGGCATCCGTGAGCCTGACGAGGAGCCGGACACACCGGAGGAGACCGCCGGCTGGGCGGGTCGTGCGGTGCAGCTGCTGCGCGAGGACCGTGGCTTCCGCCGGTTCGTCGTCGCTCGCTCGTTGCTCCTGGTCTCGGCTCTGAGCCCGCCCTTCGTGGTGGCGCTCGCCGCGCAGGCTGGCGGCGGTGGGCTCGCCGGGCTCGGTCCGTTCGTCATCGCCCAGGGCGTCGCCGGCCTGATCGGCGGCAAGACCTTCGGGAGACTGGCCGACCGGTCGTCGCGCGACCTGATGGTGTGGGGTGCTGCGGCAGCCACGGTTGTGATCGTCGGTTTCCTTCTCCTGCTGCGCATTCCGGGTATGCCGAGTGCCTGGTGGCTCTATCCCCTCACCTATCTGGTCCTGGCCCTGACCCACACGGCGGTGCGGGTGGCGCGCAAGACCTACGTCGTCGACATGGCCGAGGACGACCAGCGGACGGAGTATGTGGCGGTGGCCAACACAGCCATGGGCGTCCTGCTGCTGGTCGCCGGGGCGATCTCAGGGGGCCTCGCTCTGCTCGGCCCGGAGGTTGCCCTGCTCTTCCTCGGGCTGCTCGGTCTGGCAGGAGTGGTCGTCAGCCGGACGTTGCCCGAGGTGAGCAGACACGATCACTAG